Proteins encoded together in one Rossellomorea sp. y25 window:
- a CDS encoding cell wall-binding repeat-containing protein, producing the protein MKMRIIASIVFLLGCTLLPNGVVQADDGKKVQLLVVHKDQEGEVSTQSSDEDEGKFEVLSVPRKDVSSTLSKLNNNENIEYAEVDQLVYTQAAAPNDTYFNNQSQDFQVMKVLEAWENYNPIEEVTVAIVDSGIDLKHPELRSRLVEGKNFINEEEPPVDRSGHGTHVAGLVGAVTNNKMGIASAAEKVKLMPVKVFEGKTTYMSTVIQGIRYAADNGADIINLSLGSYSNMKALEDAIDYAVDKGALVVGAAGNDDEHAVLYPATYPEVLAVGSVDSTTLTKSTFSNFGETVDISAPGTNIFSTWMDGYQALDGTSMSTAIVSSVSSMVKQQYPFLKGLQVKDVLENSTTPLPEVDRLGTGLINAEEALNFVQTKNRIYGLNSVETAVEISKNGWSSLEEKELTIGGTKLTGSFVILASGASFPDSLAASPLASHLDSPILLVKNNRLSESVKEELKRLNPSHVLMIGGGNAVSQDVENEIKNLSIETKRLFGVDRYETAVAINSVIPYTTNKAFVVSGQNYPDALSVASYSGSMQYPVLFVQKEKVPQSVSTYMKENEISKTYVIGGQGILSNKVVDSLPGDFRIYGVDRYETNYKVHQTFASADSDSLYFATGAKFPDALSISPLAARKESPVVLVDRNDNVNLKKSIHLITNRNNYRILGGPGALSVEKAWEIDQYMMK; encoded by the coding sequence ATGAAAATGAGAATAATCGCTTCTATTGTGTTCTTATTGGGTTGTACCCTGCTTCCGAACGGAGTAGTGCAAGCGGATGATGGGAAGAAGGTTCAATTATTAGTGGTTCACAAGGATCAAGAAGGTGAAGTGTCGACACAGTCTTCAGATGAGGATGAAGGAAAATTTGAAGTGTTGTCGGTACCTCGAAAAGACGTTTCCAGCACTCTATCCAAATTAAATAATAACGAAAACATAGAATATGCTGAGGTCGATCAGCTCGTATACACACAAGCTGCCGCGCCCAATGATACATATTTTAATAATCAATCCCAAGACTTTCAGGTAATGAAGGTACTGGAAGCCTGGGAAAACTATAATCCCATTGAAGAAGTGACCGTGGCGATTGTCGATTCAGGTATTGATCTGAAACATCCCGAGCTGCGCAGTAGATTAGTAGAAGGAAAGAACTTCATAAATGAAGAAGAGCCACCAGTCGACAGGTCTGGGCATGGCACCCATGTAGCGGGTCTGGTAGGAGCTGTGACTAATAACAAGATGGGTATTGCTTCTGCTGCCGAAAAGGTGAAACTCATGCCCGTCAAAGTGTTTGAAGGGAAGACCACCTATATGTCCACGGTTATTCAAGGCATCCGTTATGCAGCAGACAACGGAGCGGATATCATCAATTTGAGTCTGGGCAGCTATAGCAATATGAAAGCGCTGGAAGATGCGATTGATTACGCTGTGGATAAAGGCGCCCTGGTGGTAGGAGCGGCAGGTAACGATGATGAGCACGCCGTCCTTTACCCGGCAACCTACCCGGAAGTCCTGGCTGTAGGCAGTGTGGATTCTACTACATTGACAAAATCTACGTTCTCGAACTTTGGGGAGACAGTGGACATATCTGCCCCGGGAACGAACATTTTCAGCACATGGATGGACGGCTATCAAGCACTGGATGGTACCAGTATGTCAACGGCCATTGTAAGCTCGGTTTCATCCATGGTCAAACAGCAGTACCCCTTTTTAAAAGGACTGCAGGTAAAGGATGTGCTTGAAAACTCAACCACTCCCTTACCAGAAGTCGATAGGCTTGGAACAGGGTTAATCAATGCGGAAGAAGCTCTGAACTTTGTCCAAACCAAAAATCGTATCTACGGCCTGAATTCTGTAGAAACAGCCGTAGAGATATCTAAAAATGGATGGTCCTCATTAGAGGAAAAAGAGTTGACGATCGGTGGCACCAAATTGACTGGATCGTTTGTTATTTTAGCAAGCGGTGCTTCATTCCCTGATAGCTTAGCTGCTTCTCCATTGGCCTCTCATTTGGATAGCCCGATTCTACTAGTCAAGAACAATCGATTGAGTGAGTCCGTTAAGGAAGAGCTGAAAAGATTGAATCCCTCTCATGTTTTGATGATCGGAGGGGGGAATGCCGTCTCTCAGGATGTAGAAAATGAGATTAAGAATCTATCAATTGAGACCAAGCGACTATTTGGCGTGGACCGTTATGAAACGGCCGTAGCGATCAATAGCGTGATTCCCTACACAACCAACAAGGCCTTTGTCGTCTCAGGTCAAAACTATCCTGATGCTCTCTCGGTTGCTTCCTATAGCGGTAGCATGCAATATCCTGTACTTTTTGTTCAAAAAGAGAAGGTTCCACAGTCGGTGAGTACCTATATGAAAGAGAATGAAATTTCCAAGACGTATGTCATCGGTGGTCAGGGAATCCTTTCTAATAAAGTGGTAGATAGTCTGCCTGGGGATTTCCGTATATATGGCGTGGATCGTTACGAAACCAATTATAAGGTCCATCAGACATTTGCTTCTGCAGATTCCGATTCCCTTTATTTTGCCACAGGCGCTAAATTCCCCGATGCCCTTAGCATAAGCCCGCTGGCTGCAAGAAAAGAAAGCCCAGTGGTTCTGGTAGATAGGAACGATAACGTGAACCTGAAGAAATCAATCCATTTGATAACCAATCGCAACAACTATCGCATTCTTGGTGGACCAGGAGCTTTATCCGTTGAAAAAGCATGGGAAATCGATCAGTATATGATGAAATAA